The following coding sequences are from one Alosa alosa isolate M-15738 ecotype Scorff River chromosome 3, AALO_Geno_1.1, whole genome shotgun sequence window:
- the si:ch211-214p13.3 gene encoding nectin-3: MNVGLEVKPLIISSHATTLATCVVCTPDPPAEVSWDVLSLGAMVTSSEVTANSNDNGTITVTNHLRGVPSSEVNQKKVQCLVRHPTLGRDKVIYIIDIHYPPQSVKITQKDDGYQCAADANPKPVYTWSREGHPLPSGVRAEGNRLYLDFIPELNGLYTCKASNSYGTAEGHHTLYAVTESVTPLSQIMVIIVTTVGDIVIFVTLFRLC, translated from the exons ATGAATGTTGGCTTGGAGGTCAAGCCACTCATCATCAGCAGTCATGCAACCACCTTGGCAACCTGTGTGGTTTGTACTCCCGACCCCCCTGCTGAGGTATCATGGGATGTACTATCCCTCGGTGCCATGGTTACATCCTCTGAGGTCACAGCCAACTCCAACGATAATGGAACAATCACAGTGACCAATCACCTGAGGGGTGTGCCTTCCAGCGAAGTGAACCAGAAGAAGGTGCAATGTTTGGTCAGACACCCCACGCTAGGCCGAGATAAGGTCATCTACATCATAGACATTCACT ATCCTCCTCAGTCCGTGAAGATCACACAGAAGGACGATGGCTATCAGTGCGCTGCAGACGCCAACCCTAAACCCGTGTACACATGGTCAAG AGAGGGCCATCCCCTGCCCAGTGGGGTGAGAGCAGAAGGCAACAGGCTGTACCTGGACTTCATTCCTGAGCTGAACGGCCTGTACACCTGCAAGGCCTCAAACTCCTATGGCACTGCGGAAGGTCACCACACTCTGTATGCAGTCACTG aGTCTGTGACACCCCTCTCTCAGATAATGGTGATAATCGTGACTACTGTTGGAGATATTGTCATCTTCGTAACGTTATTCCGGCTATGTTAA